A single region of the Halobellus ruber genome encodes:
- a CDS encoding phosphate-starvation-inducible PsiE family protein codes for MSDETSETANGGPSEPVVESSDPRLLDIVDQMDGVVNIIEVAAGALFALLFAIGVFDLGLQIAEATLSGTITDPNIVIGFIDVGLLLLIIVEVYQTVVAYIRENDTRRIVRLVIYTGVIAVVRKVIIFRTSEYSTTQDALIVAIAYGILALGLVALLYVDRRTSKVTR; via the coding sequence GTGAGCGACGAGACAAGCGAAACGGCGAACGGCGGACCGTCGGAACCCGTCGTGGAGAGTTCCGACCCGCGGCTCCTCGACATCGTCGACCAGATGGACGGCGTCGTCAACATCATCGAGGTGGCCGCGGGTGCGCTGTTCGCACTGCTGTTTGCGATCGGCGTCTTCGACCTCGGGCTCCAGATCGCCGAGGCGACGCTCAGCGGGACGATCACGGACCCCAACATCGTCATCGGGTTCATCGACGTCGGACTCCTGTTACTCATCATCGTCGAGGTCTACCAGACCGTCGTCGCGTACATCAGGGAGAACGACACCCGGCGCATCGTCCGGTTGGTGATCTACACCGGGGTGATCGCGGTGGTCCGGAAAGTGATCATCTTCCGCACCAGCGAGTACAGCACCACCCAGGACGCCCTGATCGTGGCGATCGCCTACGGGATCCTGGCGCTCGGGCTCGTGGCGTTGCTGTACGTCGACCGGCGGACGTCGAAGGTGACGCGGTGA
- a CDS encoding DUF7564 family protein — translation MTRTRVTCLECGTEFVRPNGYQGNYCQSCHETWTDAATAEGDDDSEPRGPHPAATSATRQADDEDDDAPSRYDEE, via the coding sequence ATGACCCGCACGCGCGTCACCTGCCTCGAGTGCGGCACCGAGTTCGTCCGCCCGAACGGGTACCAGGGGAACTACTGCCAGTCGTGTCACGAGACCTGGACCGACGCGGCGACCGCCGAGGGCGACGACGACTCCGAGCCGCGCGGGCCGCACCCCGCAGCTACTTCCGCCACTCGCCAGGCCGACGACGAGGACGACGACGCGCCGTCACGGTACGACGAGGAGTAG
- a CDS encoding DUF309 domain-containing protein yields the protein MEDALRVGVAMFNAGDHRAAHEAWEDVWLSLDEGSPDERLLHGLIQYAAVVYHARRRNWRGAGRLAGSAAGYLADLDADARGVNVGDVRTRLRRLAEDPEFAERRRPLPLRVDGVALDPTDLAFEHVATAATLLAAEYGAFEESIVADAVRYARAELDDDRPPSEGEGRSRRPQRRDPGFVGMLFDFAADRDRRSLVYDRLRAHVERRRGAERDASGLFE from the coding sequence GTGGAGGACGCGCTCCGGGTCGGGGTCGCAATGTTCAACGCGGGCGATCACCGGGCCGCACACGAAGCCTGGGAGGACGTGTGGCTGTCGCTCGATGAAGGATCGCCCGACGAGCGCCTGCTCCACGGCCTGATCCAGTACGCCGCCGTCGTCTACCACGCCCGCCGACGGAACTGGCGCGGCGCGGGGCGGCTGGCCGGCAGCGCCGCGGGCTACCTGGCCGACCTCGACGCCGACGCGCGAGGGGTCAACGTCGGCGACGTCCGGACCCGACTCCGGCGACTGGCCGAGGATCCCGAGTTCGCCGAACGGCGCCGCCCGCTCCCGCTCCGCGTCGACGGCGTCGCCCTCGATCCGACCGACCTCGCGTTCGAGCACGTCGCAACGGCGGCGACGCTGCTTGCCGCCGAGTACGGGGCCTTCGAGGAGTCGATCGTCGCCGACGCGGTGCGGTACGCCCGGGCGGAACTGGACGACGACCGCCCCCCGAGCGAGGGGGAGGGTCGGTCGCGGCGGCCGCAACGCCGCGACCCGGGGTTCGTCGGGATGCTCTTCGACTTCGCGGCCGACCGCGATCGGCGGTCGCTGGTCTACGACCGGCTCCGGGCCCACGTCGAGCGGCGGCGAGGGGCCGAGCGGGACGCGTCGGGGCTCTTCGAGTAG
- the azf gene encoding NAD-dependent glucose-6-phosphate dehydrogenase Azf has translation MDDPVLLTGAGGRVGQAILRYLGPDFEWRLLDREPLPDRKRPDGVADSDVFNADITDTGAVRAAMDGCGAVIHLAGDPRPEAPWDSVLRNNIDGTRTMFAAAVETGVGKFAFASSNHAVGAYETDTRKPDLYRPDDDYRLDGTELPRPSNLYGVSKAAGETIGRYYHDHHDISVVNVRIGNLTEDHPPVDYERGQAMWLSYRDCAHLFERCLLADYGCETVYGISDNDRKYYSIDRARDVLGYDPQDNSAEWNGDQRTG, from the coding sequence ATGGACGACCCGGTGCTCCTGACGGGGGCGGGCGGACGCGTCGGGCAGGCCATCCTCCGGTACCTGGGCCCCGACTTCGAGTGGCGGCTGCTCGACCGGGAGCCGCTCCCGGACCGGAAACGCCCCGACGGCGTCGCCGATTCCGACGTATTCAACGCCGACATCACCGACACCGGCGCGGTCCGGGCGGCGATGGACGGCTGCGGCGCGGTGATCCACCTCGCGGGCGACCCACGCCCCGAGGCACCGTGGGACTCCGTCCTCCGGAACAACATCGACGGGACACGCACGATGTTCGCGGCCGCCGTCGAGACCGGCGTCGGGAAGTTCGCCTTCGCCTCCTCGAACCACGCGGTCGGCGCCTACGAGACCGACACCCGGAAGCCGGACCTCTACCGTCCCGACGACGATTACCGGCTCGACGGCACCGAACTCCCGCGCCCGAGCAACCTCTACGGCGTGAGCAAGGCCGCCGGCGAGACGATCGGCCGGTACTACCACGACCACCACGACATCTCGGTGGTCAACGTCCGGATCGGCAACCTCACCGAGGACCACCCGCCGGTCGACTACGAGCGCGGGCAGGCGATGTGGCTGTCGTACCGCGACTGCGCGCACCTCTTCGAGCGGTGCTTGCTCGCGGACTACGGTTGCGAGACCGTCTACGGCATCTCCGACAACGATCGGAAGTACTACTCCATCGACCGCGCCCGCGACGTGCTCGGCTACGACCCCCAAGACAACTCCGCGGAGTGGAACGGCGACCAGCGGACCGGGTGA
- a CDS encoding dihydroneopterin aldolase family protein has translation MPTDAERACFEAGIKFGSLYHQFAGTPVSPDSAESLGRAMEEAIENQPHCVDVDVDVRTDRIAAELESQSAAYTELTGRFIGVRMLIEYAGVTVRTRMEMEGDYPMMKLVGVEA, from the coding sequence ATGCCGACCGACGCCGAGCGCGCGTGCTTCGAGGCGGGGATCAAGTTCGGGTCGCTGTACCACCAGTTTGCGGGCACGCCGGTGAGCCCCGACAGCGCCGAGAGCCTCGGCCGGGCGATGGAGGAGGCAATCGAGAACCAGCCCCACTGCGTCGACGTCGACGTCGACGTCCGGACCGACCGCATCGCCGCGGAGTTGGAGTCCCAGTCGGCGGCGTACACCGAACTCACCGGGCGGTTCATCGGCGTGAGAATGCTGATCGAGTACGCGGGCGTAACCGTCCGGACGCGGATGGAGATGGAGGGCGATTACCCGATGATGAAACTCGTCGGCGTCGAGGCGTGA
- a CDS encoding DUF5790 family protein, giving the protein MSNQSTLADDDLFGEAAAEMREEVEGHLDDARAALPDADAVWDVEADNVLGVLNTLRSALDVGDAAEHLRQAKKTFIVGQRADAFDDPEDLKAEIEELEGLVTSIEDAEDLAGDLTGTVPEIRSLLQEAANAADGGAAEADGDAEA; this is encoded by the coding sequence ATGAGCAACCAGAGCACGCTCGCTGACGACGACCTGTTCGGCGAGGCGGCCGCGGAGATGCGCGAGGAGGTCGAGGGACACCTCGACGACGCCCGCGCGGCGCTGCCCGACGCCGACGCGGTGTGGGACGTGGAGGCCGACAACGTCCTCGGCGTCCTCAACACCCTCCGCTCGGCGCTTGACGTCGGCGACGCCGCCGAGCACCTTCGACAGGCCAAAAAGACGTTCATCGTCGGCCAGCGCGCCGACGCCTTCGACGACCCCGAGGACCTGAAGGCCGAGATCGAGGAGCTCGAAGGGCTCGTGACGTCGATCGAGGACGCCGAAGACCTCGCGGGCGACCTGACGGGGACGGTCCCCGAGATCCGGAGCCTGCTTCAGGAGGCGGCCAACGCCGCCGACGGCGGGGCCGCGGAGGCCGACGGCGACGCCGAGGCGTGA
- a CDS encoding helix-hairpin-helix domain-containing protein: protein MSIIDTIMSALRSLTGGGTDESTTTSGSTGSRSDGQVSVEHEPDSEPASPDASTEAAVKGGDADAGVADDAAAAGTDATASTGTLVDEDAGKEPAEAVAEAGSGDGDADEGDAAAEGDDGTEADDAGAATESVETITGIGPAYAGRLEGIGIETVGELAAADAAEVAEGIDVSETRVSDWIERANDAS from the coding sequence ATGAGTATCATCGATACGATTATGTCGGCGTTACGCTCGCTCACCGGCGGGGGGACGGACGAGTCGACAACTACGTCCGGGTCGACCGGATCGCGCTCGGACGGGCAGGTCTCCGTCGAACACGAGCCCGACTCCGAGCCGGCGAGCCCCGACGCCTCGACCGAGGCCGCGGTCAAGGGCGGCGACGCGGATGCCGGGGTGGCGGACGACGCGGCGGCCGCCGGGACCGACGCGACGGCGTCGACCGGGACGCTGGTCGACGAGGACGCCGGCAAGGAGCCCGCGGAGGCCGTCGCGGAGGCCGGCAGCGGCGACGGGGACGCCGACGAGGGCGACGCGGCCGCCGAGGGCGACGACGGGACCGAAGCCGACGACGCGGGGGCCGCCACGGAGTCGGTCGAGACGATCACGGGGATCGGCCCGGCGTACGCCGGCCGGCTGGAGGGCATCGGCATCGAGACCGTCGGCGAACTCGCCGCGGCCGACGCCGCCGAGGTAGCCGAGGGGATCGACGTCTCCGAGACGCGGGTGAGCGACTGGATCGAGCGGGCGAACGACGCGTCGTAG
- a CDS encoding aminotransferase class IV — translation MADDELYYHVDGDLVPAAEASVSVRDRGFLYGDAVFETVRVYGGELFRWADHAERLADSAAAISLDHGLSPTELGARVTETLEANDLADAAVRLSITRGVGSGGLTPDPEVDPTVVIQVEPLPRGGVNAEPVREGPATLQTVKTRRVPDAAIPAAAKTHNYVNGVLARLELRVSDADEAVMLDGDGHLAEGATSNVFFVDGDALRTPSLDGPVLPGITRAEVLDIADAEGIPVTEGSFTPDDLRNAAEAFLTGTTREIRPVGTVDGIEVGGGPVTTLLQRLYDARVERECYGGQRLSDGRSDDPEQSGGGDGVDGTQTDA, via the coding sequence ATGGCTGACGACGAACTGTACTACCACGTCGACGGCGATTTGGTCCCTGCAGCGGAGGCGTCCGTGAGCGTCCGCGACCGCGGCTTTCTGTACGGCGATGCGGTCTTCGAGACGGTGCGGGTCTACGGCGGCGAACTCTTCCGGTGGGCCGACCACGCCGAGCGACTCGCGGACTCGGCGGCGGCGATCTCGCTCGATCACGGCCTCTCGCCGACGGAACTCGGGGCACGGGTCACGGAGACGCTGGAGGCGAACGACCTCGCCGACGCCGCGGTCAGGCTCTCGATCACCCGCGGGGTCGGGTCGGGAGGGCTCACGCCCGACCCCGAGGTGGATCCGACTGTCGTGATCCAGGTCGAGCCGCTGCCGCGCGGCGGCGTGAACGCCGAGCCGGTTCGGGAGGGGCCGGCGACGCTGCAGACGGTGAAGACCCGGCGCGTCCCCGACGCCGCGATCCCCGCGGCGGCGAAGACCCACAACTACGTGAACGGCGTCTTGGCCCGGCTCGAACTCCGCGTCTCCGACGCCGACGAGGCCGTGATGCTCGACGGCGACGGCCACCTCGCGGAGGGCGCAACGAGCAACGTCTTCTTCGTCGACGGCGACGCCCTCCGCACACCGAGTCTCGACGGCCCGGTCCTGCCGGGGATCACGCGCGCCGAGGTCCTCGACATCGCCGACGCGGAGGGGATCCCCGTGACCGAGGGGTCGTTCACGCCCGACGACCTCAGGAACGCCGCGGAGGCGTTCCTCACGGGCACGACCCGCGAGATCCGCCCCGTCGGGACGGTCGACGGGATCGAGGTCGGGGGCGGCCCGGTTACGACGCTCCTCCAACGTCTCTACGACGCCCGCGTCGAACGCGAGTGCTACGGCGGTCAGCGGCTGTCGGACGGCCGGAGCGACGATCCCGAGCAGTCCGGCGGCGGGGACGGCGTCGATGGGACGCAAACGGACGCCTGA
- a CDS encoding Rieske (2Fe-2S) protein, which yields MDEDCRIVDADEVTTDDTVVFTAKSGFETTEGLLARLDDGTIVAYTNYCPHWRDVRLDKGSGANVRNGDLVCGKHGATFAKATGDCDYGPCEGAVLDTFEVTVAGGDVYLTDEAWDQAEPGLSEERDLSSGSRIDF from the coding sequence ATGGACGAGGACTGTCGCATCGTCGATGCCGACGAGGTCACCACCGACGACACAGTCGTTTTCACCGCGAAATCGGGGTTCGAGACGACCGAGGGGCTGCTCGCCAGACTCGACGACGGCACGATCGTCGCGTACACCAACTACTGCCCCCACTGGCGGGACGTCAGACTCGACAAGGGGTCGGGCGCGAACGTCCGGAACGGGGACCTCGTCTGCGGGAAACACGGCGCGACCTTCGCGAAGGCCACCGGCGACTGCGACTACGGACCGTGTGAGGGCGCGGTGCTCGACACCTTCGAGGTGACTGTCGCCGGCGGGGACGTGTACCTGACCGACGAGGCGTGGGATCAGGCAGAACCGGGGCTCTCCGAGGAGCGGGACCTCTCGTCGGGCAGCCGGATCGACTTCTGA
- a CDS encoding GtrA family protein, which translates to MVRKTVETLASGVRFGQFVSVGAVGAAFDVTTTTVLIIGFGLLGEYAKLVGAEVAIVVMFAINERWTFSDLGAPGAWPTLARFLRSNLVRSGGLAVQFLIVRGLRQLDVTVSVFGFDLWQLIPIPIAIGASVLLNYVAESLLTWRVTRS; encoded by the coding sequence ATGGTCCGGAAGACGGTCGAAACGCTCGCCTCGGGCGTCCGCTTCGGGCAGTTCGTCTCCGTCGGCGCGGTGGGGGCCGCCTTCGACGTGACGACGACGACTGTGCTCATCATCGGGTTCGGCTTACTGGGGGAGTACGCCAAGCTCGTCGGCGCGGAGGTCGCGATCGTCGTGATGTTCGCGATCAACGAACGGTGGACGTTCTCCGACCTCGGCGCGCCCGGAGCGTGGCCCACCCTGGCTCGCTTCCTCCGGTCGAATCTGGTCCGCAGCGGCGGGCTCGCCGTCCAGTTTCTGATCGTCCGCGGGCTCCGACAGCTCGACGTGACGGTCTCGGTTTTCGGGTTCGACCTCTGGCAGCTGATCCCGATCCCGATCGCGATCGGGGCGTCGGTCCTCCTGAACTACGTCGCCGAAAGCCTCCTCACGTGGCGCGTGACGCGCTCCTGA
- a CDS encoding glycosyltransferase encodes MTRPVGIVVPAYRPDADRLGAYLRALADRLDPAVVRVELDAPEPGIRDRLAPLPGVVELAVADRRRGKGAAITAGFEALVDRVAVLGFVDADGSTPADSFAAVVDRVLDGGADLATGSRRHPDADVLSHQTFARRRLGDGFAWLARRFLDEALYDYQCGAKALTAATWRTVREHLYEPGFAWDLELVAVASAFDRRIVEVPVRWEDHPESTVSTVGTTLRLGRALVTSRHRARLLREDRFHQLLASRRRTEPSLTERLAADPTEAD; translated from the coding sequence ATGACTCGCCCCGTCGGGATCGTCGTCCCCGCCTACCGCCCCGACGCCGACCGGCTCGGCGCCTACCTCCGGGCGCTCGCAGACCGGCTCGACCCGGCCGTCGTCAGGGTCGAACTCGACGCGCCGGAGCCGGGGATCCGCGACCGACTCGCGCCCCTTCCGGGGGTCGTCGAGCTCGCGGTCGCCGACCGGAGACGCGGGAAGGGCGCGGCGATCACCGCGGGGTTCGAGGCGCTCGTCGACCGCGTCGCGGTGCTGGGTTTCGTCGACGCCGACGGCAGCACCCCAGCCGACTCCTTCGCCGCCGTCGTCGACCGGGTGCTCGACGGCGGGGCGGACCTCGCTACGGGCTCCCGCCGGCACCCCGACGCCGACGTGCTGTCCCACCAGACGTTCGCCCGGCGCCGGCTGGGCGACGGGTTCGCGTGGCTCGCCCGGCGGTTCCTCGACGAGGCGCTCTACGACTACCAGTGCGGCGCGAAGGCGCTCACGGCCGCCACGTGGCGGACGGTCCGCGAGCACCTCTACGAGCCGGGGTTCGCGTGGGACCTCGAACTGGTTGCGGTCGCGAGCGCCTTCGACCGACGGATCGTGGAGGTGCCGGTCCGGTGGGAGGACCACCCCGAATCGACCGTCTCGACGGTCGGCACGACGCTCCGACTCGGGCGGGCGCTCGTGACCTCCCGCCACCGGGCGCGGCTGCTCCGGGAGGATCGGTTCCACCAGCTTCTCGCCTCGCGCCGGCGGACCGAACCGTCGCTGACCGAACGCCTCGCGGCCGATCCCACAGAGGCCGACTGA
- a CDS encoding DUF2298 domain-containing protein yields MEYALLVRWLVLYAALFALGLPLVARLLPRADGRGAGLAVPAAFVTLSVPAYWVGHATWGPVALAAGVATLLLASAFAGLDIAALRERRVRLAVDIDRGAATDAAAVFFLGFGVVVAIRAFDPAVLPIGGEKFLDFGLLKTLDRSTVLPPEDVWFANEPVKYYYGGHLTATLLSWLTATPPRFGYNLALAGFYAALVTAAFELAAAVGADRGVSRRIAGGFAAFFVGVASNLVTAGRFALLALPEPLERAAATYVAARTDYTVGTILAGAESFSYWSASRVIPGTINEFPLFAWLNGDLHAHMMGTPTLLLAAAVGYAYYRTPASAVRRRRVLLFVVLPVLAGWQAVVDTWSFPSVLAVGWLAAVFAPAGPWTLLPGGRRLRPSLPGGGDAPAAGAAATDGTTVVTRAVTAELRRIGGALAVAAVAAIVAAVLAAPFLLGTATGGGERSVELLGPELRSGLGPLLLIHGAFLVGLGGYLLGRVRIARPWVLVGGVAAAAAVGLQVGFAALAVSVPLLVLAWVALRTAESVGYEAVLVVAGAGLVTLVELVYVNEQAGPGRMNTVFKTYMQVWVFFGTAMGVALAGLWAGEGVAGADDAERATEPAAGATGAVRSEAGTESIEPDGGDVAASDADDGTTGSDADGVPWRRVAVVGVVVALVASTSVYGVLAVGAHFGNAPAGGPTLDATQFVRTDHPEQATAIAWVDAREGQPTLLEAPGTARYPGGTDGRERVMYSWNANPASSLTGVPTVAGWQHEVGYRGRAAYLDRVRDVDAMYTGDPATRAALFRQYEVEYVWVGPGERARYGSVSFRMAGVEPVHRSGDVTIYAVDREALPDGQE; encoded by the coding sequence ATGGAGTACGCCCTCCTCGTCCGATGGCTGGTTCTCTACGCCGCACTCTTCGCGCTCGGCCTCCCGCTCGTTGCTCGGCTGCTGCCCCGGGCTGACGGTCGCGGCGCCGGGCTGGCGGTCCCGGCGGCGTTCGTGACCCTCAGCGTCCCCGCCTACTGGGTCGGACACGCAACGTGGGGGCCGGTCGCGCTCGCCGCCGGCGTCGCGACGCTGCTTCTCGCCAGCGCGTTCGCCGGGCTCGATATCGCAGCGCTCCGTGAGCGCCGGGTGCGGCTCGCCGTCGACATCGACCGGGGGGCCGCCACCGACGCCGCTGCCGTCTTCTTCCTGGGGTTTGGGGTCGTCGTCGCGATCCGGGCGTTCGACCCTGCGGTGCTCCCGATCGGCGGGGAGAAGTTCCTGGACTTCGGCCTGCTGAAGACCCTCGACCGGTCAACCGTCCTGCCGCCGGAGGACGTCTGGTTCGCCAACGAGCCGGTGAAGTACTACTACGGCGGGCACCTGACGGCGACGCTGCTGTCGTGGCTGACCGCGACGCCCCCCCGGTTCGGCTACAACCTGGCGCTTGCGGGATTCTACGCTGCCCTCGTGACCGCGGCGTTCGAGCTCGCGGCCGCCGTCGGTGCCGATCGCGGAGTGTCACGACGGATTGCCGGCGGGTTCGCCGCGTTCTTCGTCGGCGTCGCGAGCAACCTCGTGACCGCGGGGCGGTTCGCGCTGCTCGCGCTCCCGGAACCGCTCGAACGGGCCGCCGCGACGTACGTCGCCGCGCGCACCGACTATACCGTCGGGACCATTCTCGCGGGCGCGGAGTCGTTCAGCTACTGGAGTGCCTCCCGCGTGATCCCGGGAACGATCAACGAGTTCCCGCTTTTCGCGTGGCTGAACGGCGACCTCCACGCTCATATGATGGGAACGCCGACCCTGCTGCTCGCGGCGGCGGTCGGCTACGCGTACTACCGGACGCCCGCGTCGGCGGTGCGTCGCCGGCGCGTACTCCTGTTCGTCGTGCTGCCGGTGCTCGCCGGGTGGCAGGCGGTCGTCGACACCTGGAGCTTCCCGAGCGTCCTCGCCGTCGGGTGGCTGGCGGCGGTCTTCGCCCCCGCCGGCCCGTGGACGCTGCTCCCCGGCGGGCGGCGGCTCCGACCGTCGCTCCCCGGCGGCGGGGACGCTCCGGCGGCCGGAGCGGCCGCCACCGACGGAACGACCGTCGTCACTCGGGCAGTGACTGCCGAACTCCGACGGATCGGCGGCGCGCTCGCGGTCGCCGCGGTAGCAGCGATCGTTGCGGCTGTCCTCGCGGCGCCGTTCCTCCTCGGGACGGCCACCGGCGGCGGCGAGCGGTCGGTCGAGCTCCTCGGGCCGGAACTCCGGAGCGGGCTCGGGCCGCTCCTTTTGATTCACGGCGCGTTCCTCGTCGGCTTGGGCGGCTACCTCCTCGGCCGGGTTCGGATCGCCCGGCCGTGGGTGCTCGTCGGGGGCGTCGCCGCCGCCGCAGCAGTCGGGTTACAGGTCGGGTTCGCGGCGCTTGCGGTGTCGGTACCGCTGCTCGTCCTCGCGTGGGTCGCGCTGCGGACCGCGGAGTCGGTCGGCTACGAGGCCGTCCTCGTCGTCGCGGGCGCCGGACTCGTCACCCTCGTCGAACTGGTGTACGTGAACGAGCAGGCCGGGCCGGGCCGGATGAACACCGTTTTCAAGACCTATATGCAGGTGTGGGTGTTCTTCGGGACCGCGATGGGCGTGGCCCTCGCAGGGTTGTGGGCCGGCGAGGGGGTAGCCGGCGCTGACGACGCCGAACGGGCGACCGAACCGGCTGCCGGGGCGACGGGCGCCGTCCGTTCGGAAGCCGGCACGGAGTCGATCGAACCCGACGGCGGCGACGTGGCCGCGTCGGACGCGGACGACGGGACCACCGGCAGCGACGCCGACGGGGTCCCGTGGCGACGGGTTGCGGTCGTCGGGGTCGTGGTCGCACTCGTCGCGTCGACGAGCGTCTACGGCGTCCTCGCGGTCGGTGCACACTTCGGGAACGCCCCTGCAGGCGGCCCCACGCTCGACGCGACGCAGTTCGTCCGGACCGACCACCCAGAACAGGCGACTGCGATCGCGTGGGTCGACGCCCGCGAGGGCCAGCCCACGCTGCTGGAAGCGCCGGGGACCGCGAGATACCCCGGCGGCACTGACGGCCGCGAACGGGTGATGTACTCGTGGAATGCCAACCCCGCGTCGAGCCTGACGGGCGTCCCGACCGTCGCGGGGTGGCAACACGAAGTCGGTTATCGCGGGCGGGCGGCGTACCTCGACCGCGTCCGCGACGTCGACGCGATGTACACCGGCGACCCGGCGACGCGGGCGGCGCTGTTCCGGCAGTACGAGGTAGAGTACGTCTGGGTCGGGCCGGGCGAGCGCGCCCGGTACGGATCGGTGTCGTTCCGGATGGCCGGCGTCGAACCGGTCCACCGCTCGGGCGACGTGACGATCTACGCGGTCGACCGCGAGGCGTTACCCGACGGCCAGGAGTAG
- a CDS encoding HAH_0734 family protein, producing MKKVIIRGDPGIGRGAIIEVDGEEVVCFSLDRQADYHGPDRPQLWCTVGTEEERETFEKREFVPHFLDVVAVDAEAIDVIRKRGS from the coding sequence ATGAAGAAGGTCATCATCCGCGGGGACCCCGGGATCGGCCGCGGTGCGATCATCGAGGTCGACGGCGAGGAGGTCGTCTGTTTCTCCCTGGACCGGCAGGCCGACTACCACGGTCCCGACCGTCCGCAACTGTGGTGTACGGTCGGCACCGAAGAGGAGCGCGAAACCTTCGAGAAACGCGAGTTCGTTCCCCACTTCCTGGACGTCGTCGCCGTCGACGCCGAGGCGATCGACGTCATCAGGAAGCGCGGGTCGTAG
- a CDS encoding 50S ribosomal protein L44e — protein sequence MEMPRRFNTYCPNCDGHHEHEVEKVRTGRSTGMKWNARQTRRGKSTIGNAGKFSKVPGGDKPTKKTHLKYICSDCGKAHMREGWRAGRLRFQE from the coding sequence ATGGAGATGCCACGCCGATTCAACACGTACTGTCCGAACTGCGACGGCCACCACGAGCACGAGGTCGAGAAGGTCCGGACGGGGCGCTCGACCGGGATGAAGTGGAACGCACGACAGACCCGACGGGGCAAGTCCACGATCGGGAACGCGGGGAAGTTCTCGAAGGTCCCCGGTGGGGACAAGCCGACGAAGAAGACCCACCTCAAGTACATCTGCTCGGACTGCGGCAAGGCCCACATGCGCGAGGGCTGGCGCGCCGGGCGCCTCCGGTTCCAGGAGTAA
- a CDS encoding 30S ribosomal protein S27e, giving the protein MAGNFYRVHCPDCDNEQVVFGKASSTVNCAVCGTTLATPTGGDAEIHGEVVETVERRSAEA; this is encoded by the coding sequence ATGGCGGGGAACTTCTACCGCGTCCACTGTCCGGACTGCGACAACGAACAGGTCGTCTTCGGCAAGGCCTCCTCGACCGTCAACTGCGCCGTCTGCGGGACCACGCTCGCGACGCCCACCGGGGGCGACGCCGAGATCCACGGCGAGGTCGTCGAGACGGTCGAGCGCCGCTCGGCCGAGGCGTAA
- a CDS encoding translation initiation factor IF-2 subunit alpha: MKYSGWPESGELVVGEVDEIADFGVFVDLDEYENKRGLCHISEVASGWIKNVRDHVREGQTVVAKVLDVDEGSQQIDLSIKDVNEHQRKDKIQEWKNQQKADNWMEIAFGEDVDDERYSAVANAILAEFESLYEGFEAAAIRGTEALDEVDLDDEEVQAIVQTARQNVSVPYVTVTGYVDLRCPTGDGVDSITGALQAAEGNGEIPEEIDLEVTYVGSPEYRIRVQAPDYKTAENALESAAGRARESIEAAGGTAEYHRERREDDE, from the coding sequence ATGAAGTACAGCGGCTGGCCCGAGTCGGGCGAACTCGTCGTCGGCGAGGTCGACGAGATCGCCGATTTCGGCGTCTTCGTCGACCTCGACGAGTACGAGAACAAACGCGGCCTCTGTCACATCAGCGAGGTCGCAAGCGGGTGGATCAAGAACGTCCGCGACCACGTCCGCGAGGGGCAGACGGTCGTCGCGAAGGTGCTCGACGTCGACGAGGGGTCCCAGCAGATCGACCTCTCGATCAAGGACGTCAACGAGCACCAGCGGAAGGACAAGATCCAGGAGTGGAAGAACCAGCAGAAGGCGGACAACTGGATGGAGATCGCCTTCGGCGAGGACGTCGACGACGAGCGCTACAGCGCCGTCGCCAACGCCATCCTCGCGGAGTTCGAGTCCCTCTACGAGGGGTTCGAGGCCGCGGCGATCCGCGGCACCGAGGCGTTGGACGAGGTCGACCTCGACGACGAGGAGGTCCAGGCGATCGTCCAGACCGCCCGCCAGAACGTCTCGGTCCCCTATGTCACCGTCACGGGCTACGTCGACCTCCGGTGTCCCACCGGCGACGGCGTCGACTCCATCACCGGGGCGCTGCAGGCCGCGGAGGGCAACGGCGAGATCCCCGAGGAGATCGACCTCGAGGTCACCTACGTCGGCTCCCCCGAGTACCGGATCCGGGTGCAGGCGCCGGACTACAAGACCGCCGAGAACGCCCTGGAGTCGGCGGCGGGGCGGGCCCGCGAGTCGATCGAGGCCGCCGGCGGCACCGCCGAGTACCACCGCGAGCGCCGCGAAGACGACGAGTAA